The following coding sequences lie in one Stenotrophomonas rhizophila genomic window:
- a CDS encoding prephenate dehydrogenase, whose product MSARVVGIVGSAGAYGRWLRGFLQQRMGVEVIGHDPADPQSHTPDQLLEQADVLVFSAPIRHTPALIADYVARSAGREAGRLWLDVTSVKSAPVAAMLASQAEVVGLHPMTAPPKAPTLKGRVMVVCEARLARWQPWVQQLCDALEAECVRATPAHHDQVMALVQAMVHATHLAQASVLREYAPLLGALPALMPYRSASFELDTAIIARILSLNPAIYEDIQFGNPHVAPMLDRLLAQLQQLRAQVGQGDDAARAAFRQQLLLDNRDSQGETVLAEGNYTFERVGYLLADLTERNAISVHLPEDRPGSLRELLHVFERHAVSLASIHSSRTPGGEVHFRVGFVAGSDVQALQRAAVEIDATGIGRVLPR is encoded by the coding sequence GTGAGCGCACGGGTAGTGGGCATCGTCGGCAGTGCCGGCGCGTATGGCCGTTGGCTGCGCGGTTTCCTGCAGCAGCGGATGGGCGTGGAGGTGATCGGCCACGATCCCGCCGACCCGCAGTCGCACACGCCCGACCAGCTGCTGGAGCAGGCCGATGTGCTGGTCTTCTCCGCGCCGATCCGGCACACGCCAGCGTTGATCGCCGACTACGTCGCGCGCTCGGCCGGGCGCGAGGCCGGACGTCTGTGGCTGGACGTGACCTCGGTGAAAAGCGCGCCGGTGGCGGCCATGCTGGCCTCGCAGGCCGAGGTCGTAGGCCTGCACCCGATGACCGCACCGCCCAAGGCGCCCACGCTGAAAGGCCGGGTGATGGTGGTCTGCGAGGCGCGCCTGGCGCGGTGGCAGCCGTGGGTGCAGCAGTTGTGCGACGCGCTGGAAGCCGAATGCGTGCGCGCCACGCCCGCGCACCACGACCAGGTGATGGCGCTGGTGCAGGCAATGGTGCATGCCACCCACCTTGCCCAGGCCAGCGTGCTGCGCGAGTACGCGCCGCTGCTGGGCGCGCTGCCCGCGTTGATGCCGTACCGCTCGGCGTCGTTCGAACTGGACACGGCGATCATCGCGCGGATCCTGTCGCTGAACCCGGCGATCTACGAGGACATCCAGTTCGGCAACCCGCACGTGGCGCCCATGCTGGACCGGCTGCTGGCCCAGCTGCAGCAGCTGCGCGCGCAGGTCGGGCAGGGCGATGATGCCGCGCGTGCGGCGTTCCGCCAGCAGCTGCTGCTGGACAACCGTGACAGCCAAGGCGAAACGGTGTTGGCCGAAGGCAACTACACCTTCGAGCGGGTGGGCTATCTGCTGGCCGACCTGACCGAGCGCAATGCCATCAGCGTGCATCTTCCCGAAGACCGGCCCGGTTCGCTGCGCGAACTGCTGCACGTGTTCGAGCGGCACGCGGTGAGCCTGGCGTCGATCCACTCCTCGCGCACGCCAGGCGGGGAAGTGCATTTCCGTGTTGGCTTCGTGGCCGGCAGCGATGTGCAGGCGCTGCAGCGCGCCGCCGTGGAAATCGATGCCACCGGCATCGGCCGGGTTCTGCCGCGCTGA
- the hrcA gene encoding heat-inducible transcriptional repressor HrcA, giving the protein MHPTASHLAPRARHLLRTLIARHIQDGEPVGSQTLARLAGLDVSPATIRNILGDLEDLGLLSSPHTSAGRVPTAHGYRVFVDSLVKMQPPGEGELSRLRTELASGSGTQALLGSASELLSAMSHFVGVVSAPRREQFAFRHIDFVALDARRVLAILVFADNEVQNRVIEPRRSFGPGELEQVANYLNANCAGRPLSEIRQRLLLELRDAQSEMEQLLAHGIELAEQALVPPADDMVLAGATRLMGVQDLSDLERLRELFEVFASKREILQLLERTIQAPGVRIFIGEETGVMPLEGVSLVTAPYSAGGQVLGVLGVIGPKRMAYDRMIPLVEATAQVLGAALADPAGGGLSRDRT; this is encoded by the coding sequence ATGCACCCCACTGCGTCACATCTTGCGCCCCGCGCCCGCCACCTGCTGCGGACGCTGATCGCCCGCCACATCCAGGACGGCGAGCCGGTTGGCTCGCAGACACTGGCGCGGCTGGCCGGGCTGGATGTCAGCCCGGCCACCATCCGCAACATCCTGGGCGACCTGGAAGACCTGGGCCTGCTCAGTTCGCCGCATACCTCGGCCGGGCGGGTGCCCACCGCGCATGGCTACCGGGTGTTCGTGGACAGCCTGGTCAAGATGCAGCCGCCCGGCGAGGGCGAGCTGAGCCGGCTGCGCACCGAACTGGCCAGCGGCAGCGGCACCCAGGCCCTGCTGGGCAGTGCCTCGGAGCTGCTGTCGGCGATGAGCCACTTCGTTGGCGTGGTCAGCGCGCCGCGGCGTGAACAGTTCGCCTTCCGGCATATCGATTTCGTGGCGCTGGACGCGCGCCGGGTGCTGGCCATCCTGGTGTTTGCCGACAACGAAGTGCAGAACCGGGTGATCGAGCCCCGCCGCAGCTTCGGCCCCGGCGAGCTGGAGCAGGTGGCCAACTATCTCAATGCCAACTGCGCCGGGCGGCCCTTGTCGGAGATCCGCCAGCGGCTGCTGCTGGAGCTGCGCGACGCGCAGTCGGAAATGGAGCAGCTGCTGGCCCACGGCATCGAGCTGGCCGAACAGGCGCTGGTGCCGCCGGCCGACGACATGGTGCTGGCCGGCGCGACCCGGCTGATGGGCGTGCAGGACCTGTCCGACCTGGAGCGGCTGCGCGAGCTGTTCGAGGTATTCGCCAGCAAGCGCGAGATCCTGCAGCTGCTCGAGCGCACCATCCAGGCCCCGGGGGTACGCATCTTCATTGGCGAGGAGACCGGGGTGATGCCGTTGGAAGGGGTGTCGCTGGTGACCGCGCCGTATTCGGCCGGCGGCCAGGTGCTGGGCGTGCTGGGGGTAATCGGGCCCAAGCGCATGGCCTACGACCGCATGATTCCGCTGGTGGAGGCCACCGCCCAGGTGCTGGGCGCGGCGTTGGCTGACCCGGCCGGCGGCGGATTGTCCCGCGATCGCACATAA
- the dnaJ gene encoding molecular chaperone DnaJ, whose product MSKRDYYEVLGVSRTASEEELKKSYRRCAMKFHPDRNPGDAAAEASFKECKEAYETLSDTNKRRMYDAHGHAAFEHGMGGGGGGPGGPDMGDIFGDIFGNIFGGAAGGGQRQARRGADVGYVMELDLEEAVMGVERRIEIPTLAECDDCDGSGSEDGKVDTCSVCHGHGQVRIQRGIFAMQQACHNCNGRGKIIQTPCKTCHGNGRVEEDKVLSVKVPAGVDTGDRIRLSGEGEAGPAGTPPGDLYVEVRVREHAIFQRDGDDLHCEVPIRISQAALGDTVRVATLGGYAEIRIPAETQTGKLFRLRGKGVRSVRSRSEGDLYCRVVVETPVNLTTEQRKLLEQFETTFTGEEARKHSPKSATFIDGVKGFWDRMTS is encoded by the coding sequence ATGAGCAAGCGCGACTATTACGAAGTGCTGGGCGTGTCCCGCACCGCCAGCGAAGAAGAGCTGAAGAAGTCCTATCGCCGCTGTGCGATGAAGTTCCACCCGGATCGCAATCCGGGCGATGCGGCGGCCGAAGCCTCCTTCAAGGAGTGCAAGGAAGCCTACGAAACCCTGTCTGACACCAACAAGCGCCGCATGTACGACGCCCACGGCCACGCTGCGTTCGAGCATGGCATGGGTGGCGGCGGTGGTGGCCCGGGTGGTCCGGACATGGGCGACATCTTCGGTGACATCTTCGGCAACATCTTCGGCGGTGCCGCCGGCGGTGGTCAGCGCCAGGCCCGTCGCGGTGCCGATGTCGGCTACGTGATGGAGCTGGACCTGGAAGAAGCGGTGATGGGCGTGGAGCGCCGCATCGAGATTCCGACCCTGGCCGAGTGCGACGACTGCGATGGCAGTGGGTCCGAAGACGGCAAGGTGGACACCTGCAGCGTGTGCCATGGCCACGGCCAGGTGCGCATCCAGCGCGGCATTTTCGCCATGCAGCAGGCGTGCCACAACTGCAACGGGCGCGGCAAGATCATCCAGACCCCGTGCAAGACCTGTCACGGCAACGGCCGTGTGGAGGAAGACAAGGTGTTGTCGGTGAAGGTGCCCGCGGGCGTCGATACCGGCGACCGCATCCGCCTGTCGGGCGAAGGCGAGGCCGGTCCGGCCGGTACGCCGCCGGGCGACCTGTACGTGGAAGTGCGGGTGCGCGAGCACGCGATCTTCCAGCGCGACGGCGACGACCTGCACTGCGAGGTGCCGATCCGGATTTCGCAGGCGGCCCTGGGCGATACCGTCCGCGTGGCGACCCTGGGCGGTTATGCGGAAATCCGCATTCCGGCCGAAACCCAGACCGGCAAGCTGTTCCGCCTGCGTGGCAAGGGCGTGCGTTCGGTGCGCAGCCGCAGCGAAGGCGATCTGTACTGCCGCGTGGTGGTGGAAACGCCGGTCAACCTGACCACCGAGCAGCGCAAGTTGCTGGAGCAGTTCGAAACCACCTTCACCGGCGAAGAAGCGCGCAAGCACTCGCCCAAATCGGCGACGTTCATCGACGGCGTGAAGGGCTTCTGGGACCGGATGACCTCGTAA
- the pdxY gene encoding pyridoxal kinase — protein sequence MNESLESHLVHGRRQRPDGPSPVDVISVQSQLVYGYAGNSAAVPPLRALGVRVAEVPTTLLSNAPFYPTTRGRVLPADWFAELLLGASERGLPQRARMLVSGYFGSVGNGAAFADWLDQVLPTAPQLRYCLDPVIGDTHTGPYVEPGLETIFAERLLPHAWLVTPNAFELGRLTGMPSLAEDDAIAAAQALLARGPQWVLAHSVGGEPGQLVTLAVSREAIWRWSSPHLPVDVAGTGDVLMSLLVAFLLRGESFEQSISRAIAGVHVALETTLANGHEEFDVLAAAPAALALPQRFVPERIA from the coding sequence ATGAACGAATCCCTCGAAAGCCACCTGGTCCACGGCCGCCGCCAGCGCCCGGACGGTCCGTCGCCGGTCGACGTCATCTCGGTACAGTCGCAGCTGGTCTATGGCTACGCCGGCAACAGTGCGGCCGTGCCGCCGCTGCGCGCGCTGGGCGTGCGCGTGGCCGAAGTGCCCACCACGCTGCTCAGCAACGCGCCGTTCTACCCGACCACGCGAGGCCGCGTGCTGCCGGCCGACTGGTTCGCCGAGCTGCTGCTCGGCGCCAGCGAGCGCGGGTTGCCGCAGCGTGCGCGCATGCTGGTCTCCGGGTATTTCGGCAGCGTCGGCAACGGCGCGGCCTTCGCCGACTGGCTCGACCAGGTGCTGCCCACCGCGCCGCAGCTGCGCTACTGCCTGGACCCGGTGATTGGTGACACCCACACCGGCCCCTATGTCGAGCCCGGCCTGGAAACCATCTTCGCCGAGCGGCTGCTGCCGCATGCCTGGCTGGTGACCCCCAACGCCTTCGAACTGGGCCGCCTGACCGGCATGCCCAGCCTCGCCGAAGACGATGCCATCGCCGCCGCGCAGGCGCTGCTGGCGCGTGGCCCGCAGTGGGTGCTGGCCCACAGCGTGGGCGGCGAGCCCGGCCAGCTGGTCACGCTGGCGGTCAGCCGCGAGGCGATCTGGCGCTGGTCCTCGCCGCACCTGCCGGTGGACGTGGCCGGCACCGGTGACGTGCTGATGTCGCTGCTGGTGGCCTTCCTGCTGCGCGGCGAATCCTTCGAACAGTCGATTTCGCGCGCCATCGCCGGCGTGCACGTCGCGCTGGAAACCACGCTGGCCAATGGCCACGAGGAGTTCGACGTGCTGGCCGCCGCACCGGCCGCGTTGGCGCTGCCGCAGCGCTTCGTGCCCGAGCGCATCGCGTGA
- a CDS encoding IMPACT family protein has translation MPDTLATVVSHSLEIKHSRFIAHAAPIDTAAAALAFLQQVAIPDATHNCWAYRHGSEYRSSDDGEPAGTAGRPILAAIDGQGFDRVMVVVIRWYGGIKLGAGGLVRAYGGTAAECLRTAPRLPLVALTRLHVQAAFEDLGALHAALSSHAAEKLDESFTPSGVEMQVELPADQAEPLKNRLRDATRDRIRIQRCTEPGPLDD, from the coding sequence ATGCCCGATACGCTCGCCACCGTCGTCAGCCACAGCCTGGAGATCAAGCACAGCCGCTTCATCGCGCATGCCGCGCCGATCGACACGGCGGCCGCCGCGCTGGCATTCCTGCAGCAGGTGGCGATCCCCGATGCCACCCACAACTGCTGGGCCTACCGACACGGCAGCGAATACCGCTCCAGTGACGATGGCGAACCGGCCGGGACCGCCGGCCGACCGATCCTGGCCGCCATCGATGGCCAGGGCTTCGACCGGGTGATGGTGGTGGTGATCCGCTGGTACGGCGGGATCAAGCTGGGTGCCGGCGGCCTGGTCCGGGCCTACGGAGGCACGGCGGCCGAATGCCTGCGTACCGCGCCGCGCCTGCCACTGGTGGCCCTGACCCGCTTGCACGTGCAGGCTGCATTCGAGGACCTGGGCGCATTGCATGCCGCGCTGTCCAGCCATGCGGCCGAGAAACTCGATGAATCCTTTACCCCGTCCGGGGTGGAAATGCAGGTTGAATTGCCGGCCGACCAGGCCGAGCCGTTGAAAAACCGCCTCCGCGACGCCACCCGTGATCGTATCCGCATCCAACGATGCACCGAACCAGGCCCCCTTGATGACTGA
- the grpE gene encoding nucleotide exchange factor GrpE translates to MNQDQPDIASQNPAGEPAAEPSLQQQLDSLHNEVALLRAESLRERADLDNQRKRVARDVEQARRFANEKLLGELLPVFDSLDAGLNSAGAEPSPLREGLELTYKQLLKVAADNGLTLLDPTGQAFNPDHHQAISQVDAPGAAPGSVVQVFQKGYLLNDRLLRPALVVVARD, encoded by the coding sequence ATGAACCAAGATCAGCCTGATATCGCATCCCAGAATCCCGCCGGTGAGCCGGCTGCCGAGCCGTCCCTGCAGCAGCAGCTGGACAGCCTGCACAATGAAGTGGCCCTGCTGCGCGCCGAATCGCTGCGCGAGCGCGCCGACCTGGACAACCAGCGCAAGCGCGTGGCCCGCGACGTCGAACAGGCGCGCCGCTTCGCCAATGAAAAGCTGCTGGGCGAACTGCTGCCGGTGTTCGACAGCCTGGACGCCGGCCTCAACAGCGCCGGTGCCGAGCCCAGCCCGCTGCGCGAAGGCCTGGAGCTGACCTACAAGCAACTGCTCAAGGTCGCCGCCGACAATGGCCTGACCCTGCTCGACCCAACCGGCCAGGCCTTCAACCCGGACCACCACCAAGCCATCAGCCAGGTCGACGCGCCCGGCGCGGCACCCGGCAGCGTGGTCCAGGTGTTCCAGAAGGGCTACCTGCTCAACGATCGCCTGCTGCGCCCGGCCCTGGTGGTTGTGGCCCGCGACTGA
- the dnaK gene encoding molecular chaperone DnaK, whose amino-acid sequence MGKIIGIDLGTTNSCVAIMDGGKARVIENSEGDRTTPSIVAYTKDGEVLVGASAKRQAVTNPKNTFYAVKRLIGRKFTDAEVQKDIAHVPYGILAHDNGDAWVQTSDAKKMAPQEISARVLEKMKKTAEAYLGETVTEAVITVPAYFNDSQRQATKDAGRIAGLEVKRIINEPTAAALAYGLDKGDNKDRKIVVYDLGGGTFDVSVIEIANVDGEKQFEVLATNGDTFLGGEDFDNRVIEYLVDEFNKDQGIDLRKDPLALQRLKDAAERAKIELSSAQQTEVNLPYVTADASGPKHLNIKLTRAKLEALVEELIKKSIEPCRVALNDAGLRSSDISEVILVGGQTRMPKVQQAVTEFFGKEPRKDVNPDEAVALGAAIQGGVLGGDVKDVLLLDVTPLSLGIETMGGVFTKIIEKNTTIPTKASQVFSTAEDNQSAVTVHVLQGEREQARFNKSLAKFDLSGIEPSPRGMPQVEVSFDIDANGILHVSAKDKKTNKEQKVEIKAGSGLSEDEIARMVADAEANREEDKKFHELVQARNQADALIHGTRTAITEHGSKVGGDVIGKVESALADLETAMKGDDKAQIEAKSKVLEEAGQSLFAASAAADQGGAAPGPDAGANSGAHDDVVDAEFTEVKDDKKS is encoded by the coding sequence ATGGGCAAGATCATTGGTATCGACCTCGGCACCACCAACTCGTGTGTGGCGATCATGGACGGCGGCAAGGCCCGCGTCATCGAGAATTCGGAAGGCGACCGCACCACGCCTTCGATCGTCGCCTACACCAAGGACGGCGAAGTGCTGGTTGGCGCCTCGGCCAAGCGCCAGGCTGTCACCAACCCGAAGAACACCTTCTACGCCGTCAAGCGCCTGATCGGCCGCAAGTTCACCGACGCTGAAGTCCAGAAGGACATCGCGCACGTGCCCTACGGCATCCTGGCCCACGACAACGGCGACGCCTGGGTCCAGACCAGCGACGCCAAGAAGATGGCCCCGCAGGAAATCTCCGCCCGCGTGCTGGAGAAGATGAAGAAGACCGCCGAAGCGTACCTGGGTGAAACCGTCACCGAGGCCGTGATCACCGTGCCGGCCTACTTCAACGACAGCCAGCGCCAGGCCACCAAGGACGCCGGCCGCATCGCGGGCCTGGAAGTCAAGCGCATCATCAACGAGCCGACCGCCGCGGCGCTGGCCTATGGCCTGGACAAGGGCGACAACAAGGATCGCAAGATCGTGGTGTACGACCTGGGCGGCGGCACCTTCGACGTCTCGGTGATCGAGATCGCCAACGTCGACGGTGAGAAGCAGTTCGAAGTGCTGGCCACCAACGGCGACACCTTCCTGGGCGGCGAAGACTTCGACAACCGCGTCATCGAGTACCTGGTCGACGAGTTCAACAAGGACCAGGGCATCGACCTGCGCAAGGATCCGTTGGCCCTGCAGCGCCTGAAGGATGCTGCCGAGCGCGCCAAGATCGAGCTGTCCAGCGCCCAGCAGACCGAAGTGAACCTGCCGTACGTCACTGCGGACGCGTCGGGCCCGAAGCACCTGAACATCAAGCTGACCCGCGCCAAGCTGGAAGCGCTGGTGGAAGAGCTGATCAAGAAGTCGATCGAGCCGTGCCGCGTGGCGCTGAACGACGCCGGCCTGCGCTCGAGCGACATCAGCGAAGTGATCCTGGTCGGCGGCCAGACCCGTATGCCGAAGGTGCAGCAGGCCGTCACCGAGTTCTTCGGCAAGGAACCGCGCAAGGACGTCAACCCGGACGAAGCCGTGGCATTGGGTGCGGCGATCCAGGGCGGCGTGCTGGGCGGCGACGTCAAGGACGTGCTGCTGCTGGACGTGACCCCGCTGTCGCTGGGCATCGAAACCATGGGCGGTGTGTTCACCAAGATCATCGAAAAGAACACCACCATCCCGACCAAGGCCTCGCAGGTGTTCTCCACCGCCGAGGACAACCAGTCGGCCGTGACCGTGCACGTGCTGCAGGGTGAGCGCGAGCAGGCCCGCTTCAACAAGTCGCTGGCCAAGTTCGACCTGTCCGGCATCGAGCCGTCGCCGCGCGGCATGCCGCAGGTGGAAGTGTCCTTCGACATCGACGCCAACGGCATCCTGCACGTGTCGGCCAAGGACAAGAAGACCAACAAGGAACAGAAGGTCGAGATCAAGGCCGGTTCGGGTCTGTCCGAGGACGAGATCGCGCGCATGGTTGCCGATGCCGAAGCCAACCGCGAAGAAGACAAGAAGTTCCATGAGCTGGTCCAGGCCCGCAACCAGGCCGACGCGCTGATCCACGGTACCCGTACCGCGATCACCGAGCACGGCAGCAAGGTCGGTGGCGATGTGATCGGCAAGGTCGAGTCGGCCCTGGCCGACCTGGAAACCGCCATGAAGGGCGACGACAAGGCGCAGATCGAAGCCAAGTCGAAGGTGCTGGAAGAAGCCGGCCAGTCGCTGTTCGCTGCATCGGCCGCGGCCGATCAGGGCGGTGCTGCCCCGGGCCCGGACGCCGGTGCCAACAGCGGCGCGCACGACGATGTGGTCGACGCCGAGTTCACCGAAGTCAAGGACGACAAGAAGTCCTGA
- a CDS encoding RNA polymerase sigma factor: MLAWAGGELRAFETLYARHRSRLYSFLLRQLRDAALADEMFQDVWQRVIAARAGWQPDAAFTTWLFRIAHNRLNDHWRAARHRPPAPGDADERVARMSDTRTPESQLSEFEQRRRLQLAMEQLPDEQREVLQLRLEQELSLEEIAQITGVGRETVKSRLRYAMDKLRAGLSE, from the coding sequence ATGCTGGCCTGGGCCGGCGGGGAGCTGCGCGCGTTTGAAACCCTGTATGCGCGCCACCGCAGCCGCCTGTACAGCTTCCTGCTGCGCCAGCTGCGCGATGCCGCGCTGGCCGACGAAATGTTCCAGGACGTCTGGCAGCGGGTGATCGCCGCGCGCGCCGGCTGGCAGCCCGACGCCGCCTTCACCACGTGGCTGTTCCGGATCGCCCACAATCGGCTCAACGATCACTGGCGCGCCGCGCGGCACCGTCCGCCAGCGCCCGGCGACGCCGACGAGCGGGTGGCACGGATGAGCGATACCCGCACCCCGGAAAGCCAGCTGTCCGAGTTCGAACAACGCCGGCGCCTGCAGCTGGCGATGGAACAGCTGCCCGATGAACAGCGCGAGGTACTGCAGTTGCGGCTGGAGCAGGAACTGAGCCTGGAAGAGATCGCACAGATCACCGGCGTGGGCCGCGAAACGGTCAAATCACGGTTGCGCTATGCGATGGACAAGCTGCGCGCGGGGTTGTCCGAATGA
- a CDS encoding ABC transporter transmembrane domain-containing protein: MTDTTPAPTPALRRLGSLGTLWPFVRRHSGLFTAWLVALAVSSAATLSLPPAVKLMIDHGFNNNGQINRAFGLLFLVAVVMGLATAARFFFVSLLGEKVVADLRSQLYTHLITLGAGFHDRSRSGELVSRLTADSELLRSVIGSTMSVALRSSVTVVGSLVMLFVTSPRLAVWSLLGIPLAVLPVIIGARRLRNIARASQDRVADANSLAAETLGAVRTVQAHAREPYERGRFNVALGESIKAARRRIGAQSIVTATAIVLVFGAIVGVLWLGAHDVNDGRMTAGTLGQFVLYAMIGGGSVGALAEVWNELQRASGGMGRIAELLQEDIEITAPANPMPMPLPLRGEIRFDNVVFHYPQRPDTAALEGFDLHVRPGETVALVGPSGAGKSTVLSMLLRFHDPATGSILVDGVDVRQVDPAQLRAQMALVPQQPTLFAATALDNIRYGRLEASDDEVQRAAEAAEADEFLQALPDGYLSELGERGARLSGGQQQRIAIARALLKDAPILLLDEATSALDAQSERAVQQALERLMAGRTTLVIAHRLATVLKADRIVVMDHGRIIAQGTHEQLLAEGGLYAELARLQFID; encoded by the coding sequence ATGACTGACACCACCCCCGCCCCGACCCCCGCGCTGCGCCGCCTGGGCAGTCTGGGCACGCTGTGGCCGTTCGTCCGTCGCCATTCGGGGCTGTTCACTGCCTGGCTGGTCGCCCTGGCGGTCTCGTCGGCGGCCACGCTGAGCCTGCCGCCGGCGGTCAAGCTGATGATCGACCATGGCTTCAACAACAACGGCCAGATCAATCGCGCGTTCGGCCTGCTGTTCCTGGTCGCGGTGGTGATGGGGCTGGCCACCGCCGCGCGCTTCTTCTTCGTGTCGTTGCTGGGCGAAAAGGTCGTGGCCGACCTGCGCAGCCAGCTCTACACCCACCTGATCACCTTGGGCGCCGGCTTCCACGACCGCAGCCGCAGCGGCGAACTGGTGTCCCGGCTGACCGCCGACAGCGAGTTGCTGCGCAGCGTGATCGGTTCCACCATGTCGGTGGCCCTGCGCAGCAGCGTGACCGTGGTTGGCAGCCTGGTGATGTTGTTCGTCACCAGCCCGCGTCTGGCCGTGTGGTCGCTGCTGGGCATCCCCCTGGCCGTGCTGCCGGTGATCATCGGTGCACGCCGCCTGCGCAACATCGCCCGCGCCAGCCAGGACCGCGTCGCCGACGCCAACAGCCTGGCCGCCGAAACCCTGGGCGCGGTGCGTACCGTGCAGGCGCATGCACGCGAGCCCTATGAACGCGGCCGCTTCAACGTCGCGCTGGGCGAATCGATCAAGGCCGCGCGCCGGCGCATCGGCGCGCAGTCGATCGTCACCGCCACCGCCATCGTGCTGGTGTTCGGTGCCATCGTGGGGGTGCTGTGGCTGGGCGCGCACGATGTCAACGACGGTCGCATGACGGCCGGCACGCTTGGCCAGTTCGTGCTGTACGCGATGATCGGCGGCGGCTCGGTCGGCGCGCTGGCCGAGGTTTGGAACGAACTGCAACGCGCCTCCGGCGGCATGGGACGGATCGCCGAACTGCTGCAGGAAGACATCGAGATCACCGCACCGGCCAACCCGATGCCGATGCCCCTGCCGCTGCGCGGCGAGATCCGCTTCGACAACGTGGTGTTCCACTACCCGCAGCGCCCGGACACCGCGGCGCTGGAAGGGTTCGACCTGCATGTGCGGCCCGGCGAGACCGTTGCCCTGGTCGGTCCTTCGGGGGCCGGCAAGAGCACGGTGCTGTCGATGCTGCTGCGTTTCCACGATCCGGCCACCGGCAGCATCCTGGTCGACGGCGTGGATGTACGCCAGGTCGACCCGGCGCAGCTACGCGCGCAGATGGCGCTGGTCCCGCAGCAGCCCACGCTGTTTGCCGCCACCGCCCTGGACAACATCCGCTACGGCCGATTGGAAGCCAGCGATGACGAGGTGCAGCGCGCCGCCGAGGCCGCCGAAGCCGACGAGTTCCTGCAGGCACTGCCCGACGGTTACCTGAGCGAGCTGGGCGAGCGCGGCGCGCGCCTGTCCGGTGGCCAGCAGCAGCGCATCGCGATCGCACGGGCGCTGCTGAAGGATGCCCCGATCCTGCTGCTCGACGAGGCCACCAGTGCACTCGATGCGCAGAGCGAGCGCGCGGTGCAGCAGGCGCTGGAACGGTTGATGGCGGGGCGTACCACGCTGGTCATCGCCCACCGCCTGGCCACCGTGCTCAAGGCCGACCGGATCGTGGTGATGGACCACGGCCGCATCATCGCCCAGGGCACGCACGAACAACTGCTGGCCGAGGGCGGGCTGTACGCGGAGCTGGCACGCCTGCAGTTCATCGATTGA